A genomic window from Pagrus major chromosome 23, Pma_NU_1.0 includes:
- the LOC141019804 gene encoding E3 ubiquitin-protein ligase TRIM39-like translates to MMMAEAATPELFSEQELTCSICLDLFDEPVSTPCGHNFCQACIGGYWASSPLCTCPLCKRQFEERPRLSVNKVFALIADKYKAARYGAAGFNAPLPGSVEAGPDPGGTNPFLTASGEEVVWCDVCTGVKQPAVSSCLTCTAAYCAEHVRPHETTPFYAKHPLMDPQEALRGRTCTAHRRLLEVYCRTCQRCICAICVLEEHRTHKTVSVQTERLSKQKQVARTEQEILNRIKEKEIHVTQLKRKLDGVKTYADGERGEVEQLLDQVSSSLDRIRSQVVGGIENQLDAVMSKGEGLVTRLEAELSLLTDRRATLEVQAISQDHIGFLQSYEEATAPLAEDQQNEPDEDEEFSLHFQLGEVKSALSEVKDKMDDIRMGEVRSRGARGSFSSGDLMAAESMMSLRASTASLRKSQWSLRDLKKNKLVTGHKKARVYMEDVVLNPVTAYPFLILSEDRKQVKRGEKLQFYRNSQQRFDVWSCVIAKEGFSTGRHYWEVFVGESKDWKLGVVSESAQRKGLFDMSPANGYYAIWWSGSHLRALTAPPLTKVKSPPKLRQVGVFLDMDEGQVSFYNVKSGSEIYSFTGTSEFTERMFPLLGTGDKEVPLVLMTTQHQLA, encoded by the exons gcCTGTATAGGAGGTTACTGGGCGTCCAGCCCGCTGTGCACGTGTCCTCTGTGTAAGCGTCAGTTTGAGGAGCGTCCTCGTCTCAGCGTCAACAAAGTCTTCGCTCTCATCGCAGATAAATACAAAGCGGCTCGTTACGGCGCCGCTGGGTTCAACGCGCCGCTGCCGGGCTCCGTGGAGGCGGGTCCGGACCCGGGCGGCACCAACCCGTTCCTGACGGCGTCAGGTGAGGAGGTGGTGTGGTGTGACGTGTGCACAGGTGTGAAGCAGCCCGCCGTCAGCTCCTGTCTCACCTGCACCGCCGCCTACTGCGCGGAGCACGTGAGGCCGCATGAGACCACGCCCTTCTACGCCAAACACCCGCTGATGGACCCGCAGGAGGCGCTGAGGGGCCGCACCTGCACCGCACACCGCCGCCTGCTGGAG GTGTACTGTCGGACATGTCAGCGCTGCATCTGTGCCATCTGTGTCCTGGAGGAACATCGAACACACAAAACCGTCTCGGTCCAAACCGAGAGGCTCAGCAAACAG AAACAGGTAGCGAGGACGGAGCAGGAGATCCTGAACCGGatcaaagagaaagagattCACGTGACTCAGCTGAAGAGGAAACTGGATGGAGTCAAA ACGTACGCAGACGGAGAGCGAGGCGAGGTGGAGCAGCTCCTGGACCAGGTGTCCAGCTCGTTGGACAGGATCCGGTCTCAGGTGGTGGGCGGGATCGAGAATCAGCTGGACGCCGTGATGTCAAAGGGGGAGGGGCTGGTGACCCGTCTGGAGGCGGAGCTTAGCCTGCTGACGGACAGGAGGGCCACGCTGGAGGTCCAGGCTATCAGTCAGGATCACATCGGCTTCCTGCAG AGTTATGAGGAGGCCACGGCTCCTCTGGCGGAGGATCAGCAGAACGAGccggacgaggacgaggagTTCTCCCTCCACTTCCAGCTGGGGGAGGTGAAGAGCGCTCTGTCTGAGGTGAAGGACAAGATGGACGACATCAGGATGGGGGAGGTCCGGTCCCGAGGCGCCAGAGGCTCCT TCTCGTCTGGTGATCTGATGGCGGCAGAGAGCATGATGAGCCTGAGAGCGAGCACCGCCAGCCTGAGGAAGAGCCAGTGGTCTCTGAGAG ATCTGAAGAAGAACAAACTGGTCACAGGACACAAGAAGGCCCGAGTCTACATGG AGGACGTGGTGTTGAACCCGGTGACGGCGTATCCGTTCCTGATCCTGTCTGAGGACAGGAAGCaggtgaagagaggagagaagctgcagtTCTACAGAAACAGTCAGCAGCGCTTCGACGTCTGGTCCTGCGTCATCGCTAAAGAGGGCTTCAGCACCGGGCGGCACTACTGGGAG GTGTTTGTTGGAGAGAGCAAGGACTGGAAGCTGGGCGTGGTCAGCGAGTCGGCTCAGAGGAAAGGACTGTTTGACATGAGCCCCGCTAACGGATACTACGCCATCTGGTGGAGCGGCAGCCACCTGCGAGCGCTCACAGCACCGCCTCTTACCAAG GTGAAGAGTCCTCCGAAGCTGCGTCAGGTGGGCGTGTTCCTGGACATGGACGAGGGTCAGGTGTCCTTTTATAACGTGAAGTCGGGCTCAGAGATCTACAGCTTCACTGGAACCTCCGAGTTCACAGAGAGGATGTTTCCTCTGCTGGGCACCGGAGACAAAGAGGTCCCGCTGGTCCTCATGACCACCCAGCACCAGCTGGCCTGA
- the ube2m gene encoding NEDD8-conjugating enzyme Ubc12, with protein MIKLFSLKQQKKDEESAGGNRTGAGGKKASAAQLRIQKDINELNLPKTCEINFPDDDDLLNFRLIISPDEGFYKGGKFVFSFKVGQGYPHDPPKVKCETMVYHPNIDLEGNVCLNILREDWKPVLTINSIIYGLQYLFLEPNPEDPLNKEAAEVLQTNRRLFEQNVQRSLRGGYVGATYFERCLK; from the exons ATGATTAAGCTTTTTTccctgaagcagcagaagaaagaCGAGGAATCTGCTGGAGGAAACAGAACAGGAGCCGGGGGTAAAAAAGCCAGCGCGGCCCAGCTCCGAATACAGAAAG acatCAATGAGTTGAACCTGCCAAAGACGTGTGAGATCAACTTCCCCGATGACGATGACCTCCTCAACTTCAGACTCATCATCTCACCAgacgag GGCTTTTACAAAGGAGGAAAGTTTGTCTTCAGCTTTAAG gtagGACAGGGTTACCCCCACGACCCCCCCAAGGTAAAGTGTGAGACGATGGTGTATCACCCCAACATCGACCTGGAAGGAAACGTCTGCCTAAATATCTTAAG AGAGGACTGGAAGCCTGTGTTGACAATAAACTCCATCATCTACGGTCTACAGTATCTATTTCTA GAGCCGAACCCTGAGGATCCGTTGAACAAGGAGGCGGCAGAAGTCCTCCAGACGAACCGGCGGCTCTTCGAGCAGAACGTCCAACGCTCTCTGAGGGGCGGATACGTGGGCGCCACCTACTTCGAGAGGTGTCTTAAATAA